CATTGATCTTGGTCTTCAAGAATCGAATAGCATTGCCCATAGACAAAGATAGCGGGCGGCATTGTCGGAGAAACGTGATGTATGGTTTAATACGAGAATCCAAATCTCGAGGCAGGTCTTTGTGTGGTGGAGTCGAATAATCACGGATAACCTAACAAGAGCGACAAGACAAACCACTAATCTTTAACTCAAAACTTTCCGCGGAGAATGCGATTGAACCCACCTTGGACATGGCGTTCATGAGAGCCACGCAGCGAGCATTGGAACCGGTGATGATGCCTTCAGAATATCGCAGACCGAGCTCCAAAATGGCTGAATGAATCACTCCCCCAACAACCGGGATTTCACGAGTCATGCTCAACTCTCGCTCATATTGGTGAAGATGCGAGAACAAGACCACTTTTCTTTGTGCTTTGACTCGGGCGGGGATTTGAGCCGATTGTAATTTCTTCTGGACCTTCTTTTCCACACTTTGCCTGAAAGATTCCGATTCCAAATTGTTCCTTCAAACTGATTGGGTTCATGGAGGCAAATGAGCGATGCTCTATAGGTCTGACACATACCTATCTGCTTGCATGTCGTCAGGAACTCGTTGAACTTTTGATTTAGTGATGCTCGGTTGGGATTGGATTTGGGGCTTGTTCCCACGAGAAGCTACGCCCTTCTTGGACGAATCGGCCCCTTCAGGTTTGGCACCCGCCAACTTGGCGGCCCTTTGCGCTTCTTGTTTGGCCCGTCTTTCCGCTTTCAATTCGGCCTTGGTCTTTCCGCCATCCACAGGTTTCGTTTCTTGAGCCACGGCTAACTCAAGTGTCCTAAGAAATGAAACATTGCCATAATGGTTCGTAGGGCACACATAAAGCTAATAATCCAATACTTCACTTGATATAGGCAGAATGCCAACACATACTTAAAAAGGATCTTTGTTCTCACAAGTATAACACAAAACAGAGCTTGgtggtaaaaaaaacaagctcaTATTCTAAAGTATAAGAATTTAGACGTTTCCAACTTACTGCATCATGGCAGTCAATTAAATTTTTGATATTCTTTCTATGCAAGTATGAAAAATTAAAGAATTGATATCTGAATTTCAGCAACGAGTCCGTATGCAGGATGGCCAGGTTTTCTTTGTCCGATAATGCTAGCTCGAGTAAAGCCGGTGTAATAATGCtacttgttcaagaaaaaaactgcTCATCCTGACAAGCGTATGAAGCAACAAATACTAATGCAAAGATGGTCATGGTAGGTACTGAATTTGAACTAAATTTAAATTGGATTTAAAAAATCAGCAAATTAAAAGcagaaaaacaagaaagtgGGGCTGGAAACAGAGTTAAAAATCCAAGAGAATAGCTTCATGTGATCGGCATATTAACAAATCTAACTCCCTTTGCGCTAGAAAAAAGCTAGAAACAGTTTTTTAAATCGAGTCATGGCTTCATAACTGATTCAGCTGACTGGTAGATTAAGTTGCAACCCAACAGAATAAAGTTTGTAGAAAGGTCATGTGCCCTCTATTGAAATATCTTTTCGAAGAATGCAATATAAAATTGATGGCTGTCTGAAACTCATCAAAGTAGATCAGAGTTGcatcaaaatgatgcaaaaatcaCAAGATATATAGTTGAAATCAAATGCTGAACCACAACCAAGCATATCAATTCCTATATTTCCTTTCGTTGGCACACCATTATCCTTCATTGTATGCAGGGCATGAGTTGTTCCTCAAAGGGCTGAATGACTACTTTGGAGTAAAGTCAATCGGGATTACATTTTAATTGGCGGTAATTGAGTTTAGAAAAAATCAAGAGGATTGTACTCCATTTTGGCGATTTATCTTTTCCGGATTCGGATTATGAAAATTCAGATCGGATCGGATTGGGACACTGTCGTAAACAATGCACAACTCTTAGGTCGACGATACCTAGGAAGAATGAAAATCCACTCCGAACTTGATAGCCCATGGGTTTTCGTTTGTGAAAGAAGCAAGAGCATAAAAAACCGACCTCTTGTTAACAATTTCCTTTGGTTGATTTGTCGCGGGTGCAATTAATTTACAGAATACTTCAACCATCCTTTGGAGGGTCGCTGAACTGGTAACAAATGGACTGatatcttaccctgaattggCCGAAATCTTAGAGTCCTGCGGACTATCGGCTTTGGCCGGAATCTGTTTGTTGACCTTGGCCGCTTTCTGGGCCTCTCTTTGGGCCAAGATCTGGGCTTTGGACTTATCCTCATTTTTGGGGGGCGTCGCTGGGCGCTTTGCCTGGGAATCAGAAGGCTTGACGCCCGACTTTTTCGCGGCTTTGGCGGCCTTTTTTGCCTCTCGCTCGGCCAAAATCTCCTCCTTGGTCTTCTCGACCTTCTTATCACTCATGATGGGTTCCTTTTCGAGCGGGCTTTCAATGCGACTTTCAGATTGAACACTATTAGAGTCTGGTTCCACTTTTACCACCGTCTTCGATTTCTCCGCTTCGGTTGAATCAGTGCTAAGCGGCTGACCTTTCCCCTGGGctgccttcttcttcttctgcaaaaaaaatcgaaatcaGAGTGTAGAAACATATCATATTCCAGAGTTATTCATCTCAAAGCAGATAAGCTATGGTAAATGTTAGGACAGGGCAATCATTTCCACAACACATTTCAAACAACCTGAATTGAACTAAGAGATCAATCATCTTTCTATTAGTTTGGGAGTCTAACTATAAAGCATGTACTGACCTTGGCCATGTCGTTTC
This Tigriopus californicus strain San Diego chromosome 7, Tcal_SD_v2.1, whole genome shotgun sequence DNA region includes the following protein-coding sequences:
- the LOC131884392 gene encoding translation initiation factor eIF-2B subunit delta-like isoform X1 — its product is MAKKKKKAAQGKGQPLSTDSTEAEKSKTVVKVEPDSNSVQSESRIESPLEKEPIMSDKKVEKTKEEILAEREAKKAAKAAKKSGVKPSDSQAKRPATPPKNEDKSKAQILAQREAQKAAKVNKQIPAKADSPQDSKISANSGTLELAVAQETKPVDGGKTKAELKAERRAKQEAQRAAKLAGAKPEGADSSKKGVASRGNKPQIQSQPSITKSKVQRVPDDMQADRQSVEKKVQKKLQSAQIPARVKAQRKVVLFSHLHQYERELSMTREIPVVGGVIHSAILELGLRYSEGIITGSNARCVALMNAMSKVIRDYSTPPHKDLPRDLDSRIKPYITFLRQCRPLSLSMGNAIRFLKTKINALDPSLPEDEAKEQLLDSIDNYVHENIVLAAKQISITAREKIRNGDVIMIYGCSSLLRTVLIDAVQESKLKIRVIVVDGRPKYEGREMVRHLVNAGINCTYVQITSVPYMMPEVTKVLLGAYAVLANGSVMSRVGTSQVALVAKGFNVPVLVCCETYKFSERVQTDSFVFNELGDPDDLVDTGRPSFTPLEDWRDLNSLTLLNLTYDVTPPTLVDAIISEVSVIPTTSVPVILRLKNIDHVAT
- the LOC131884392 gene encoding translation initiation factor eIF-2B subunit delta-like isoform X3 produces the protein MSDKKVEKTKEEILAEREAKKAAKAAKKSGVKPSDSQAKRPATPPKNEDKSKAQILAQREAQKAAKVNKQIPAKADSPQDSKISANSGTLELAVAQETKPVDGGKTKAELKAERRAKQEAQRAAKLAGAKPEGADSSKKGVASRGNKPQIQSQPSITKSKVQRVPDDMQADRQSVEKKVQKKLQSAQIPARVKAQRKVVLFSHLHQYERELSMTREIPVVGGVIHSAILELGLRYSEGIITGSNARCVALMNAMSKVIRDYSTPPHKDLPRDLDSRIKPYITFLRQCRPLSLSMGNAIRFLKTKINALDPSLPEDEAKEQLLDSIDNYVHENIVLAAKQISITAREKIRNGDVIMIYGCSSLLRTVLIDAVQESKLKIRVIVVDGRPKYEGREMVRHLVNAGINCTYVQITSVPYMMPEVTKVLLGAYAVLANGSVMSRVGTSQVALVAKGFNVPVLVCCETYKFSERVQTDSFVFNELGDPDDLVDTGRPSFTPLEDWRDLNSLTLLNLTYDVTPPTLVDAIISEVSVIPTTSVPVILRLKNIDHVAT
- the LOC131884392 gene encoding translation initiation factor eIF-2B subunit delta-like isoform X2, translating into MAKKKKAAQGKGQPLSTDSTEAEKSKTVVKVEPDSNSVQSESRIESPLEKEPIMSDKKVEKTKEEILAEREAKKAAKAAKKSGVKPSDSQAKRPATPPKNEDKSKAQILAQREAQKAAKVNKQIPAKADSPQDSKISANSGTLELAVAQETKPVDGGKTKAELKAERRAKQEAQRAAKLAGAKPEGADSSKKGVASRGNKPQIQSQPSITKSKVQRVPDDMQADRQSVEKKVQKKLQSAQIPARVKAQRKVVLFSHLHQYERELSMTREIPVVGGVIHSAILELGLRYSEGIITGSNARCVALMNAMSKVIRDYSTPPHKDLPRDLDSRIKPYITFLRQCRPLSLSMGNAIRFLKTKINALDPSLPEDEAKEQLLDSIDNYVHENIVLAAKQISITAREKIRNGDVIMIYGCSSLLRTVLIDAVQESKLKIRVIVVDGRPKYEGREMVRHLVNAGINCTYVQITSVPYMMPEVTKVLLGAYAVLANGSVMSRVGTSQVALVAKGFNVPVLVCCETYKFSERVQTDSFVFNELGDPDDLVDTGRPSFTPLEDWRDLNSLTLLNLTYDVTPPTLVDAIISEVSVIPTTSVPVILRLKNIDHVAT